The following DNA comes from Halobacillus litoralis.
CTTCACCACGAGCTCCGGCGATTCCGATATCCGCTTCACGTGCTTCTCCCGGGCCATTGACGGCGCAGCCGAGCACAGCTACTTTTATGGGTGCTTTGATGTTTTGAATATATTCTTCGACTTCATTAGCGATGGAAATCAGGTCGATTTCAATTCTTCCGCAAGTAGGACAGGAAATCAGTGTAGCTGCATTGGAAGCTAGACCATATGATTTGAGAAGTTCTTTTGCTACTTTAACTTCTTCCACAGGGTCCGCACTTAAACTGATTCTGACAGTATTCCCGATGCCTTTACTCAAAATCGCGCCTAGCCCTGCAGCGCTCTTCACTGTACCTGCGAAAAGCGTTCCGGATTCTGTAATGCCGAGGTGGATCGGATACTTGAAAGCAGCCGCCGCTTTTTCATAGGCTTCGATAGCCAATTTAACATCTGAGGCTTTCAAGGATACAATGATATCATGGAAGTCTAAATCCTCAAGAATCTTGATATGGTGCAATGCACTTTCAACCATCCCATCTGCAGTCGGATAGCCGTACTTTTCAAGAATGTGACGCTCAAGTGAGCCCGCATTTACACCAATACGAATCGGGATCCCCTTTTC
Coding sequences within:
- the ispG gene encoding flavodoxin-dependent (E)-4-hydroxy-3-methylbut-2-enyl-diphosphate synthase, which codes for MAITHRKDTRPVKVGDVTIGGADEVVIQSMTTTKTHDVEATVAEIKRLEEAGCQIVRVACPDDRAADAIPEIKKRINIPLVVDIHFDYKKALKAIEGGADKIRINPGNIGKREKVEAVVKAAKEKGIPIRIGVNAGSLERHILEKYGYPTADGMVESALHHIKILEDLDFHDIIVSLKASDVKLAIEAYEKAAAAFKYPIHLGITESGTLFAGTVKSAAGLGAILSKGIGNTVRISLSADPVEEVKVAKELLKSYGLASNAATLISCPTCGRIEIDLISIANEVEEYIQNIKAPIKVAVLGCAVNGPGEAREADIGIAGARGEGLLFRHGEIIRKVPEDIMVEELKKEVDKLAEEHYEKERLEKEKLKQS